The following are encoded in a window of Ruminiclostridium herbifermentans genomic DNA:
- the metK gene encoding methionine adenosyltransferase — MSKRLFTSESVTEGHPDKICDQVSDSILDAIFEKDPQARVACETAVATGMVVIMGEISTNCYVDIPKIVRNTIREIGYDRAKYGFDCDTCAVLTSIDEQSADIAMGVDKALEAKKGEMNEEQLQAIGAGDQGMMFGFACDETPELMPMPITLAHKLSYKLSEVRKNKTLSYLRPDGKSQVTVEYDGDKPVRVDAVVISTQHSADVSHDKIEKDIMEYVIKPVIPAELLDENTKYFINPTGRFVVGGPQGDSGLTGRKIIVDTYGGYARHGGGAFSGKDPTKVDRSAAYAARYVAKNIVAAGIAKKCEVQIAYAIGVAKPVSVLVDTFGTAVIPEEKIVELVNKHFDLRPAAIIKTLDLRRPIYKKTAAYGHFGRNDADFTWEKTDVADILRKEAGL; from the coding sequence ATGTCAAAAAGATTGTTTACGTCAGAGTCAGTAACTGAGGGTCATCCAGACAAAATTTGTGACCAAGTATCTGATTCAATATTAGATGCAATTTTTGAGAAGGATCCACAGGCTAGAGTTGCATGTGAAACCGCAGTAGCTACAGGTATGGTTGTGATAATGGGTGAAATATCTACTAATTGTTATGTAGATATTCCTAAGATAGTTAGAAATACTATACGAGAAATAGGATATGATAGAGCAAAATATGGATTTGACTGCGATACATGTGCAGTTCTTACATCCATAGATGAACAGTCAGCCGATATTGCAATGGGTGTTGACAAGGCACTCGAAGCAAAAAAAGGTGAGATGAATGAGGAACAGCTACAGGCAATTGGGGCAGGAGATCAAGGTATGATGTTTGGATTTGCTTGTGATGAGACTCCAGAGTTAATGCCTATGCCTATAACTTTAGCTCACAAGCTATCATATAAGCTAAGTGAAGTTAGAAAGAATAAGACTCTTAGCTACCTAAGACCTGACGGGAAATCTCAAGTTACAGTAGAGTATGATGGTGATAAACCAGTCAGAGTTGATGCGGTTGTTATTTCTACTCAGCATAGTGCAGATGTAAGTCACGACAAGATTGAAAAGGATATAATGGAGTATGTAATAAAGCCTGTAATTCCAGCAGAACTTTTAGATGAAAATACAAAGTACTTTATTAATCCAACAGGAAGATTTGTTGTTGGTGGTCCACAGGGAGATTCTGGACTTACAGGAAGAAAGATAATTGTTGATACGTATGGAGGATATGCAAGACATGGTGGTGGGGCTTTCTCAGGAAAGGACCCAACTAAGGTTGACCGTTCAGCAGCTTATGCAGCTAGATATGTTGCAAAGAATATAGTTGCAGCGGGAATTGCTAAAAAGTGCGAGGTTCAGATTGCATATGCAATAGGTGTTGCTAAACCAGTATCTGTTCTTGTAGATACTTTTGGAACAGCTGTAATACCTGAAGAGAAAATAGTTGAGTTAGTAAATAAGCATTTTGATTTAAGACCAGCTGCAATAATTAAGACTCTGGATTTGAGAAGACCAATATACAAGAAAACTGCTGCTTATGGACATTTTGGCAGAAATGACGCAGATTTTACTTGGGAAAAGACAGATGTAGCAGATATATTGAGGAAGGAAGCTGGGTTATAA
- a CDS encoding fibronectin type III domain-containing protein: protein MKERKSNEKFKKIFGFLVVLMVVITSLCSISFAEDIEYSENLIPIMSSNTAPSGIASASNYTSQTPPYKAFDKNYMYFENSEYYAWGTTSTTGWLAYEFDSAQIINKYTITNDVSNLRTPKPCSAMSPRNWTFEAWDVDQWIVLDTQTNITTWTNAVKKEFTFNNSTPYKKYRINISANGGNTGNSVNLAIGELEMMGPPPAQIPAPTNLTATAESQKITLSWNEVEGATKYYVKRGTISGQYDTIFPFIPTTTDSAIIFVNEELSNGTTYYYVVCAEVNGIESPNSVEVAATPMQVIPLPPTNLTAEAGDRSVKLYWNPVENADGYIVKCGSTPDGEFNTIADNVTSNSFIHKELTNGTTYYYVVSVIVDGVESPDSNVASATPQPEVLINYNAILEITMHNGTIKEYDLTASEIQDFLVWYDSRSDGIGKAYYTFINKGIVSPFLNKTEYIPFDKILYFVVNEYSA, encoded by the coding sequence TTGAAAGAGAGGAAATCAAATGAAAAATTTAAAAAAATTTTTGGGTTTTTAGTAGTTTTAATGGTGGTGATTACATCACTTTGTTCGATTAGTTTTGCTGAGGATATTGAGTATAGCGAAAATTTAATACCCATAATGTCTAGCAATACAGCACCGAGTGGAATAGCAAGTGCTAGTAATTATACTTCACAAACCCCTCCATATAAGGCTTTTGATAAAAACTATATGTATTTTGAGAATTCAGAATATTATGCTTGGGGTACTACATCGACTACTGGGTGGCTTGCTTATGAATTTGATTCAGCTCAAATAATTAATAAATATACCATAACTAATGACGTTTCAAATTTAAGAACTCCAAAACCTTGCAGTGCAATGTCACCTAGAAATTGGACTTTCGAGGCTTGGGATGTAGATCAGTGGATTGTGTTGGATACTCAAACAAATATCACAACTTGGACTAATGCTGTAAAGAAAGAATTTACTTTCAACAATTCAACACCTTATAAAAAATATAGAATTAATATTAGTGCTAATGGAGGAAATACTGGTAATTCAGTAAACTTAGCTATAGGTGAGCTTGAAATGATGGGGCCTCCTCCTGCTCAAATTCCTGCCCCAACCAACCTTACAGCAACAGCTGAAAGCCAAAAAATCACCCTTTCTTGGAATGAAGTTGAAGGTGCTACAAAATATTATGTGAAGAGAGGTACTATATCAGGTCAATATGATACAATATTTCCTTTTATACCAACTACTACAGATTCAGCAATTATATTTGTGAATGAAGAGTTAAGCAACGGAACTACATACTATTATGTCGTATGTGCAGAAGTAAATGGTATTGAAAGTCCAAATTCAGTTGAAGTAGCTGCAACTCCTATGCAGGTAATACCATTGCCACCTACTAATTTAACAGCAGAAGCAGGTGATAGAAGCGTAAAACTATACTGGAATCCTGTTGAAAATGCTGACGGCTACATAGTAAAATGTGGCTCAACACCAGACGGTGAATTTAATACTATAGCAGATAATGTAACATCAAATTCATTTATACATAAAGAATTAACTAATGGAACAACATATTATTATGTTGTAAGCGTAATTGTCGATGGAGTTGAAAGTCCTGACTCAAACGTAGCATCAGCAACACCTCAGCCTGAAGTTTTAATAAACTACAATGCTATTCTAGAAATTACAATGCATAATGGAACAATTAAGGAATACGACTTAACAGCTAGTGAAATACAAGATTTTCTTGTATGGTATGACAGCAGATCAGATGGAATAGGAAAGGCATATTATACTTTTATAAATAAAGGTATTGTTTCACCTTTCCTAAACAAAACTGAATATATTCCATTTGATAAGATTCTATATTTTGTAGTAAATGAATATTCTGCTTAA
- the recD2 gene encoding SF1B family DNA helicase RecD2: MAIGQFQQQRWSFESYAVGTNLKIIGRFDYKIYENSENGYKIYTFEIEKIIDEDDFEHEVQEQISVTGYYEVNEHCSILPCKIVGTVGVYKGEKQLKAETVEFIEPATEEGIISFLSCGIIKGVGEKTARNIVKGYKSAKGYVEGFGSKTLEIIKNDPLLLVKIRGINSDKAQLIHDSYMENMEYQNVMIFFQRFGVSSAKAMKIYNAYKGTSIAIAEQNPYMFANIKGFGFKSCDEIAKKLGIDTHSIFRLESALKSVLESAEMDGHCFLFKDKLIEMTAKALSDGTDIIEKDELEEAFKRMIHSGNLINIKYTENNENYEAVYTKEMYKLEYEAALAIKNIVRSKTDEKMCNVDILINEFEQAKGFELEEMQKEAVRAVFKTNMLILTGSAGSGKTTTVECMIYVLKRYYQNKEEMSFMLAAPTGKAAKRLTEITGFEAMTIHRLLQFSYENKGFFYRQGNELPYDLIVVDESSMLSIDLAHALFTAISPGTTVVLIGDTQQLPSVGAGNVLDDMIKSQVIEVVKLNVIKRQADGSGIITNANKIINGEMPEIINKNKDFFIIEEDDKDRVVKKTLEAIKRLRTAYNYSIDDIQVICPQKTSEIGTYEMNKAIQDMVNPAENGKAEVKRGNSVFREGDKVIHLSNNYEAQHYKKDLLGRYVAEETCGVFNGDIGKIIEISKIDHIDFENDDEEDSEAVNKAISEKSVAVQYDDFIIIYQISELEEIDLAYSLTVHKMQGSQCEAAIILCHTRNFIMLNRNLGYTAVTRAKKMVCIIGQKRAIKVMVSNVKINERNSMLCGLLKI; this comes from the coding sequence ATGGCAATTGGTCAATTTCAACAGCAAAGATGGTCTTTTGAAAGCTATGCTGTAGGAACTAATTTAAAAATAATAGGCAGATTTGATTATAAAATATATGAGAATTCTGAAAACGGATACAAAATTTATACTTTTGAGATAGAGAAAATTATTGATGAGGATGATTTTGAACACGAGGTTCAGGAGCAAATTAGCGTAACAGGCTATTACGAGGTAAATGAGCACTGCTCAATACTGCCCTGCAAGATAGTTGGAACGGTGGGAGTATATAAGGGAGAAAAGCAGTTGAAGGCAGAAACGGTTGAGTTCATTGAACCAGCTACTGAAGAGGGAATTATATCATTTTTGTCCTGCGGGATAATAAAAGGTGTGGGAGAAAAAACAGCAAGAAATATTGTCAAAGGCTATAAGTCTGCAAAGGGTTATGTGGAGGGCTTTGGCAGTAAAACTTTAGAGATTATAAAAAATGATCCGCTATTACTTGTTAAGATTCGTGGAATAAATAGCGATAAGGCGCAGCTTATTCATGACTCCTATATGGAAAATATGGAGTATCAGAATGTAATGATTTTCTTTCAACGCTTCGGAGTTTCCTCTGCTAAAGCCATGAAAATATATAATGCTTACAAAGGCACCTCAATTGCAATTGCTGAACAAAATCCATATATGTTTGCAAACATAAAGGGCTTTGGATTTAAAAGCTGCGATGAAATTGCAAAGAAATTAGGTATAGATACACACTCAATATTCAGACTAGAATCTGCACTAAAAAGTGTTTTAGAAAGCGCTGAAATGGATGGACATTGTTTTTTGTTTAAGGACAAGCTTATAGAAATGACAGCAAAGGCGCTAAGCGACGGTACAGATATTATTGAAAAGGATGAACTGGAGGAAGCTTTCAAAAGAATGATTCATTCAGGTAATCTAATAAACATAAAATATACTGAGAATAATGAGAATTATGAGGCAGTATATACAAAGGAAATGTATAAATTAGAATATGAGGCAGCCTTGGCAATAAAGAATATCGTACGAAGCAAAACAGATGAAAAAATGTGCAACGTAGATATTTTAATAAATGAATTTGAACAAGCAAAGGGCTTTGAACTTGAAGAAATGCAAAAAGAGGCTGTAAGGGCTGTATTTAAGACAAATATGCTCATTCTGACTGGCTCGGCAGGAAGTGGTAAAACAACGACTGTTGAGTGTATGATATATGTACTTAAGAGGTATTATCAAAATAAAGAGGAAATGAGTTTTATGCTTGCTGCTCCAACGGGAAAGGCAGCAAAAAGGCTGACTGAGATTACAGGCTTTGAAGCTATGACTATACACAGATTGCTTCAGTTTTCATATGAGAATAAAGGTTTCTTTTACAGACAGGGAAATGAACTTCCATATGACTTGATAGTGGTAGATGAAAGTTCAATGCTTAGCATAGATTTAGCCCATGCACTCTTTACAGCAATTTCTCCTGGCACCACAGTGGTATTAATTGGTGATACACAACAGCTGCCATCGGTAGGAGCTGGAAACGTGCTTGATGACATGATAAAAAGCCAAGTAATTGAAGTAGTGAAATTAAATGTAATAAAAAGACAGGCTGATGGTTCTGGAATAATTACAAATGCAAATAAAATTATAAATGGAGAAATGCCAGAAATAATTAATAAAAATAAAGACTTTTTTATTATTGAAGAGGATGATAAAGACCGAGTTGTAAAGAAAACACTAGAGGCAATAAAGAGACTTAGAACAGCCTATAATTACTCTATTGATGACATTCAAGTCATATGTCCTCAAAAGACATCAGAAATAGGCACATATGAGATGAACAAGGCTATTCAGGATATGGTCAATCCAGCAGAGAATGGTAAGGCAGAAGTTAAGCGAGGGAATAGTGTTTTTAGAGAAGGTGATAAGGTTATTCATTTAAGCAATAATTATGAGGCGCAACATTATAAAAAAGACTTATTGGGAAGATACGTTGCTGAGGAAACCTGTGGAGTATTTAATGGGGATATTGGTAAGATAATAGAAATATCTAAAATTGACCACATTGATTTTGAAAATGATGATGAGGAGGACAGTGAAGCAGTTAACAAGGCTATTTCTGAAAAGAGCGTAGCAGTGCAATATGATGATTTCATTATCATATATCAAATCAGTGAACTTGAAGAGATTGACTTGGCATATAGCTTAACAGTTCATAAGATGCAAGGTTCTCAATGTGAGGCAGCAATTATTCTTTGTCATACTAGGAACTTTATTATGTTAAATAGAAATCTTGGATATACAGCAGTTACTAGAGCAAAAAAAATGGTGTGCATAATTGGTCAAAAAAGAGCTATAAAGGTAATGGTTTCTAATGTGAAAATAAATGAGAGAAATTCAATGTTGTGCGGATTATTGAAGATTTAA
- a CDS encoding ComF family protein yields the protein MRSGLISLIEYIFPPRCAFCNEILEAGAPIYICEKCAEKIGYYNNCINYLNLPKELETYCDGMICVGRYSESLKDSLRRFKFKNKPSYYRAFGMLLALKVQNTIQLDDIDLIIPVPLHKNRQKQRGYNQAELVAKHASKQLKVPFADNVLVKISDSKSQSILSRNERFFNLEGLFYVNNAKTIINKNILLIDDIITTGSTVNQCSKVLKQAGAKSIIAGVIATTRNY from the coding sequence ATGAGGAGTGGTCTTATCAGCTTAATTGAGTATATTTTTCCTCCGCGTTGTGCTTTTTGTAATGAAATACTCGAGGCAGGTGCACCAATATATATATGTGAGAAATGTGCGGAAAAGATCGGTTATTACAATAACTGCATAAATTATTTAAATCTTCCGAAAGAATTAGAAACCTATTGTGATGGGATGATTTGTGTTGGCAGATATTCAGAAAGTCTCAAAGATTCACTGAGAAGATTTAAATTTAAAAATAAACCGTCATATTACCGTGCTTTTGGTATGCTTTTAGCGCTGAAGGTTCAAAACACAATACAGTTAGATGATATTGATTTGATTATTCCTGTTCCGCTTCACAAAAACAGACAAAAACAGAGGGGTTATAATCAGGCTGAATTAGTTGCAAAGCATGCTTCTAAACAGTTAAAGGTACCATTTGCAGATAATGTTCTAGTAAAAATATCTGATTCTAAAAGTCAGAGTATTTTAAGCAGGAATGAAAGATTTTTTAATCTAGAAGGTTTGTTTTATGTAAATAATGCCAAGACTATAATTAATAAAAATATCTTATTAATAGATGATATTATTACTACAGGCAGTACTGTTAATCAGTGCAGCAAGGTTCTAAAGCAAGCTGGGGCAAAAAGTATTATCGCAGGAGTTATTGCAACGACGCGCAATTACTAG
- a CDS encoding MerR family transcriptional regulator has protein sequence MTDIRNCRRCGRMYNYLGGPPICLDCKKADEEVFKRVKEYLYENPGATLSQVSLDCDVSVEKIKLFLKEGRLEITDGANIILECERCGKSINTGRYCEACQHEVTKDIAGVAPKVIEKPREALTEAKRREQGLRFLNKNR, from the coding sequence ATGACAGATATAAGAAACTGCAGAAGATGTGGAAGAATGTATAATTATTTAGGTGGACCACCTATTTGCCTTGATTGTAAAAAGGCTGATGAAGAAGTATTCAAAAGGGTTAAAGAATACCTATATGAAAATCCAGGAGCAACATTGTCACAAGTATCATTAGATTGTGATGTTAGTGTTGAGAAGATAAAATTATTTCTTAAAGAGGGTCGACTTGAGATAACAGACGGTGCTAATATCATATTAGAATGTGAGAGATGTGGTAAGTCAATTAATACTGGAAGATACTGTGAGGCATGTCAGCATGAGGTGACAAAGGACATCGCAGGAGTTGCGCCTAAGGTTATTGAGAAGCCAAGGGAGGCACTTACAGAAGCAAAACGAAGAGAACAAGGATTGAGATTCCTTAATAAAAATCGCTAG
- a CDS encoding flagellar biosynthesis anti-sigma factor FlgM, with translation MKITGDIYNVAKVYNKQKSVGNIAKAGQVIPKKDVVSISNDARDYQTVAKALKDIPDFRQSKVDEFSELYRSGGYDVSGKEIVEKLGKSILDKKA, from the coding sequence ATGAAGATTACAGGAGATATTTATAATGTGGCCAAGGTTTACAATAAGCAGAAGTCTGTTGGAAATATTGCTAAAGCTGGTCAAGTTATACCTAAGAAGGATGTTGTTTCTATATCAAATGATGCTAGGGATTATCAAACAGTAGCAAAAGCATTAAAAGATATTCCAGATTTTAGGCAGAGTAAGGTTGATGAATTCTCAGAACTTTATAGATCTGGAGGATACGACGTAAGCGGAAAAGAAATTGTAGAGAAACTTGGGAAATCAATATTGGATAAAAAAGCATAA
- a CDS encoding flagellar protein FlgN has translation MESTLTKQLVDVLNRENDIYETLSKVSNNKTDLIVGGKVSELENITKIEQSLIIKVSKLEDEREKIVDKLCVLLGKKAEEATISALIENLGQEESKELKACQEKLVKTINNLRNTNDLNAKLIKNSLEYIDFSINMMTSIDNVNNSYGSSGLSGDTKKRSFFDMKL, from the coding sequence ATGGAATCAACGCTGACAAAACAACTAGTGGATGTATTAAATCGTGAAAATGATATATATGAAACTCTTTCTAAAGTATCCAATAATAAAACAGACTTAATTGTTGGCGGAAAAGTAAGTGAATTAGAGAATATTACTAAGATTGAACAGTCATTAATTATCAAAGTTTCTAAGCTTGAAGACGAAAGAGAAAAGATTGTTGACAAGTTATGTGTTCTGCTTGGAAAGAAGGCTGAAGAAGCTACTATTTCAGCATTGATAGAGAACTTAGGTCAAGAGGAATCCAAAGAATTAAAGGCTTGTCAGGAAAAGCTTGTTAAAACTATAAATAATTTAAGAAATACAAATGACTTAAACGCAAAGCTTATAAAAAACTCACTTGAGTATATTGATTTCTCAATAAACATGATGACTAGCATTGATAATGTTAACAATAGTTACGGAAGTTCAGGTTTGTCTGGTGATACAAAAAAGAGGAGTTTCTTTGACATGAAACTTTAG
- the flgK gene encoding flagellar hook-associated protein FlgK, translating to MAVGFSSYQIARSGLKVSERGLYVTGHNIANSDTVGYVRQQAIIETSPYQTVYGRNGNMLQYGLGADIQETRQIRNTFLDIIYRQENTALGYYETRSSTIEDVQAILNDPMGDGLQEIMNQFWDAWQELSKAPESLTIRALVRERGQALAHYFNQVGTQLDRLQNDLNSEIVVQIDAINRITSRIAVLNQKIATEEVAGDSANDYRDQRNLLLDELSLICDATVNEMQDGQVNITLGGYILVSKGNSRNLYVKSDSINGNFYTPMLEGTEIKVEIKSGKLKGLLESRGEVSGLKGSYSNGTPNEKVDITFAIDASLGSADLRNQIASYIDGLNKSGVDYNIRFVTMGTNSSIFKNTVYTANNIDDFLNDADLNTLFAATGTEGNFNDFISTLESLKASGDFRSDAANVAYVLSNMSINGNNGSFVTNVDAAGYINRLNNIGVKTTIVTDKSYQEQGEDALEVGWSTIAYGTGGEVLKMGTDADSFINLFSNINSNTRIAVNGNMGNIPTSTNIVSDIKIKLNSLLNAVIREVNYLSSTGFTLDGKPGVNFFKAINDDYPMEMGNFTLSDDLTGDDGLNNIVASSTIAVGDNTIARQIANLRDFDLLVDSSGKVSIDEYYRAIILDIGNRGSEAITSRDNQKVLVLSAEEQRTAISGVAMDEELSNMMKYKFAYDASSRVLNIIDSMIDKIVNSMGVVGR from the coding sequence ATGGCTGTAGGATTTTCAAGTTATCAGATAGCTCGTTCTGGATTAAAAGTTAGCGAAAGAGGCTTATATGTAACCGGACATAATATTGCGAACTCAGATACAGTAGGATATGTGAGACAACAGGCAATCATCGAGACTAGTCCATATCAAACCGTATATGGTAGGAATGGCAATATGCTTCAATATGGGTTAGGTGCAGATATTCAGGAAACAAGACAAATTAGAAATACTTTTCTGGATATTATTTATAGACAAGAGAATACTGCGCTAGGTTATTATGAAACTAGAAGTTCCACAATAGAGGATGTACAGGCTATTTTAAATGATCCTATGGGTGATGGACTTCAGGAAATAATGAATCAGTTTTGGGACGCATGGCAAGAACTTTCAAAGGCGCCTGAAAGCCTGACTATAAGGGCTTTGGTTAGAGAAAGAGGTCAAGCATTAGCCCATTACTTTAATCAAGTCGGAACACAACTCGACAGACTTCAGAACGATTTGAACTCAGAGATTGTGGTTCAAATTGATGCAATTAATAGGATTACAAGCAGGATTGCTGTACTCAACCAAAAGATTGCTACCGAGGAAGTTGCCGGTGATAGTGCAAATGATTACAGAGACCAGAGAAATTTATTGTTAGATGAACTTTCTTTAATCTGTGATGCTACGGTTAATGAGATGCAGGATGGACAGGTAAATATTACTCTTGGAGGCTATATTTTAGTTTCAAAGGGAAACTCAAGGAATTTATACGTTAAATCCGACAGTATAAATGGCAATTTTTATACTCCGATGTTGGAGGGCACTGAAATAAAAGTAGAAATAAAAAGCGGTAAATTAAAAGGTCTGTTGGAGTCAAGAGGAGAGGTATCAGGTCTTAAGGGTAGTTATTCAAATGGTACTCCAAATGAAAAGGTTGACATTACATTTGCTATTGATGCTTCATTAGGGTCAGCAGATCTGAGAAATCAAATTGCTTCTTATATAGATGGTTTAAATAAATCAGGTGTTGATTATAACATAAGATTTGTTACTATGGGGACTAATTCAAGTATTTTCAAGAATACAGTTTATACTGCTAATAATATAGATGATTTTTTGAATGATGCAGATTTGAATACTCTTTTTGCTGCAACAGGTACAGAAGGTAACTTTAATGATTTTATTAGTACATTAGAAAGCTTGAAAGCATCAGGTGACTTCAGGTCAGATGCTGCTAATGTTGCTTATGTTCTTTCAAACATGAGTATTAATGGGAACAATGGAAGTTTTGTTACAAATGTAGATGCAGCAGGATATATAAATAGATTGAATAATATAGGTGTAAAAACAACTATTGTAACAGATAAAAGCTATCAGGAACAGGGTGAAGATGCATTAGAAGTAGGTTGGAGCACAATAGCTTATGGTACTGGTGGAGAAGTATTGAAAATGGGAACAGATGCAGACAGCTTTATAAACTTGTTTTCTAATATAAATAGCAATACAAGGATAGCTGTCAATGGGAATATGGGTAATATTCCTACATCTACAAATATAGTATCTGACATAAAAATTAAGCTTAATTCTTTACTAAACGCAGTTATAAGAGAAGTTAATTATCTGTCAAGTACTGGATTTACTTTAGATGGAAAACCAGGTGTAAATTTCTTTAAAGCAATTAATGACGATTATCCTATGGAGATGGGTAATTTTACATTGAGTGATGATTTGACTGGCGATGATGGTCTAAACAATATTGTAGCCTCATCAACTATTGCAGTTGGAGATAATACAATAGCTAGACAAATAGCAAATCTCAGAGACTTTGATTTGCTGGTAGATTCATCAGGAAAAGTTAGCATAGATGAATATTATAGAGCTATTATACTTGATATAGGTAATCGAGGTTCAGAAGCGATAACATCAAGAGATAATCAGAAAGTTCTTGTTTTATCAGCAGAAGAGCAGCGTACCGCTATATCAGGGGTGGCTATGGATGAAGAATTATCAAATATGATGAAGTATAAGTTTGCATATGACGCATCCTCAAGAGTATTAAATATAATAGATTCAATGATTGATAAAATAGTAAATTCTATGGGTGTTGTAGGAAGATAA
- the flgK gene encoding flagellar hook-associated protein FlgK produces the protein MRQSFFGLNIAVSGLYTAQKNLNTVSHNISNASTTGYSRQQNIQSASKPINTFDGTGMIGTGSEVTGVKRIRDTYLDFKYWSENIANGEWSKKAELLSEMETTFNEPSNSGFTKIMDSFYSSLQELSKDPSSPAVRALVRENGVTLANYFNTLATRFERLQEDINDQVRVTVEKINSLGDQIAKLNKQIYAFELTGQAANDLRDARTVLVDELSKLININASEVKYGKLPNGEDDIHFVITIGGNNLVDHYSSRKLVLDQRDIRLNSEDIPNLYNVRWDNGNELILTGGELKGLIDVRDGKDGIKGMDGTTATPSYKGVPYYQSMLNEFVRTFAMAFNEGYRTENGVLIDGVGHVDGFGVDTDGPGPATATSGLRFFTMFGEGNIPISSDVFIDGAVGMNAIKAQYQNITAKNFTVGLDVMSNPNAIAATNVPGENGNIDVLNELLKLRSNANLFTEGAPEDFMKSLVATLGIDSQQAKTFSSSQITIVKQIDNRRMSVSGVQLNEELADMVRFQQSYKASAKMINTMNEVYDTLINRLGVG, from the coding sequence ATGAGACAGAGTTTCTTTGGCTTAAATATTGCAGTAAGTGGACTATATACTGCACAGAAAAATTTGAACACAGTTAGTCACAATATATCCAATGCATCAACTACAGGTTATTCCAGACAACAAAATATTCAGTCTGCTTCTAAACCAATAAATACCTTTGACGGAACTGGTATGATTGGTACAGGCTCTGAAGTTACTGGCGTAAAAAGAATAAGAGATACTTATCTGGATTTTAAGTATTGGAGTGAAAATATTGCAAATGGTGAATGGAGTAAAAAAGCAGAATTGCTTTCTGAGATGGAAACTACATTCAATGAGCCTTCAAACAGTGGTTTTACGAAAATAATGGACAGTTTCTATAGTTCTCTTCAGGAATTATCAAAGGATCCTTCTAGCCCTGCTGTACGTGCTCTTGTCCGTGAGAATGGTGTAACCTTAGCAAATTATTTTAATACATTAGCAACAAGGTTTGAAAGATTACAAGAAGATATAAACGATCAGGTAAGGGTTACTGTAGAGAAGATTAATTCACTTGGAGATCAGATTGCAAAGCTGAATAAACAGATATATGCTTTTGAACTTACTGGACAAGCAGCAAATGATTTGAGAGACGCCAGAACAGTTCTTGTGGATGAGTTATCAAAGCTTATTAATATAAATGCTTCTGAGGTAAAGTATGGAAAGCTGCCTAATGGTGAGGATGATATACACTTTGTTATTACAATAGGCGGAAATAATCTTGTAGATCATTATAGTTCAAGAAAGCTAGTCCTTGACCAAAGAGATATCAGATTAAACTCTGAAGATATACCAAATCTTTATAATGTTAGATGGGATAACGGAAATGAATTAATTCTTACTGGAGGAGAACTCAAGGGGTTAATTGATGTTAGAGATGGTAAGGACGGAATTAAGGGGATGGATGGTACTACTGCTACTCCGTCTTACAAGGGTGTTCCATATTATCAGAGTATGCTTAACGAATTTGTAAGAACTTTTGCAATGGCTTTTAATGAAGGATATAGGACTGAAAATGGTGTGTTAATTGATGGAGTTGGGCATGTTGATGGTTTTGGTGTTGATACCGATGGTCCTGGTCCAGCAACTGCTACATCTGGATTGAGATTTTTTACAATGTTTGGAGAGGGTAATATTCCAATATCCAGTGATGTGTTTATTGACGGAGCAGTTGGTATGAATGCTATAAAGGCACAATATCAAAATATTACAGCAAAAAACTTTACAGTTGGCCTTGATGTTATGAGTAATCCAAATGCAATTGCAGCAACAAATGTTCCAGGTGAAAATGGCAATATAGATGTATTAAATGAATTGCTGAAACTTAGATCAAATGCAAATCTTTTTACTGAAGGAGCTCCTGAGGATTTTATGAAATCTCTTGTTGCTACTTTGGGTATAGATTCTCAGCAGGCTAAGACATTTTCTAGTAGTCAAATAACAATAGTAAAACAAATAGATAATAGGAGAATGTCTGTATCAGGTGTTCAACTAAACGAGGAACTAGCAGATATGGTTAGATTTCAACAATCATATAAGGCATCTGCAAAAATGATTAATACAATGAATGAAGTATATGATACCTTAATAAATAGACTAGGCGTAGGCTAA